The following proteins come from a genomic window of Pichia kudriavzevii chromosome 1, complete sequence:
- a CDS encoding uncharacterized protein (PKUD0A01470; similar to Saccharomyces cerevisiae YDR323C (PEP7); ancestral locus Anc_5.364): MIKPVQPNPEVSPPTNNSILSPKVEVDSKLSLNDPDNNLNTSSSSRKSTSSSECTSRKCPKQPLTPSSALYEGDDDVKSLVYSDKDSTNIHNTPPRENTTTDSLSKDNSGTIIDNVSSTPNSEKVINSRRFSFNKRPVSFSSKLQRKSSQISFINNYPPQRCDSIKRDIDHSKFYSKFKGIMKDKDELPDSAINDLSFEYNYDEKIRAPRMSVVSFISKASSINSQQQNHFNATRQTSAPVLLKTRTSSSNHTLESLSEEASYQPASFDLTKQLRHLSIGEDAEKVRDEINTPFSDAYTYNITKTKSRISNSSSNVSPTKEKASFLSHEEKPPKQIEAPTRLAKDYIPPVLRPIPTTSLVQIDLAEQNDSTKAKSIDHVETTPIMLNSNVELNTPPSSSSTLDSGTKCGPKKGKVHYQLFTQLSNRELPKTPVLKTTLGENPSISEALLTASVTNSSFYLPKKTPSNLEPSHSHWKPNCAVSACESCGSSFNLFHRKHHCRHCGGIFCSNCLGQFANLNLLGNFEKPELLVRSALLSPIQSTETCATFGSNKTFSQRESSQRYSAFCKVCPECSKLWIQFLASDEDYEGKILLEHGGSTASANLRKESLNAVPSDWNWSSF, encoded by the coding sequence ATGATCAAACCCGTGCAGCCCAATCCAGAGGTATCGCCGCCCACAAATAACAGCATCTTATCTCCCAAAGTGGAGGTCGATTCGAAACTTAGCTTGAATGATCCAGATAACAATTTAAACACTTCCTCTAGCtcaagaaaatcaacatcttccAGCGAGTGTACCTCTAGAAAATGCCCCAAACAGCCATTGACACCTTCTTCTGCATTATATGAGGGGGATGATGATGTCAAGTCTCTAGTTTATAGTGATAAGGATAGCACCAACATACACAATACTCCACCTAGAGAAAACACCACAACTGACTCGCTTTCAAAGGACAACAGTGGTACCATCATTGACAATGTGTCATCCACTCCTAATTCTGAGAAAGTAATCAATTCAAGAAggttttctttcaataaaagGCCCGTCAGTTTCTCCTCTAAATTACAAAGAAAGTCCTCTCAGATATCCTTTATAAACAACTATCCCCCTCAGAGGTGCGATTCAATTAAGAGAGATATAGACCACTCTAAATTCTATTCAAAGTTCAAGGGCATAATGAAAGACAAGGACGAATTACCTGATTCTGCAATTAACGACCTTTCCTTTGAGTACAACTACGATGAAAAGATTAGGGCACCTAGGATGTCCGTGGTTTCCTTCATTTCCAAAGCTTCAAGTATAAACAGTCAGCAACAAAACCATTTTAATGCTACGAGACAAACATCAGCACCtgtgttgttgaaaactcgtacatcatcttcaaatcatACACTTGAAAGTCTGTCAGAGGAGGCGTCCTACCAGCCTGcttcatttgatttgaCAAAACAGTTGCGTCATTTGTCTATTGGCGAAGATGCTGAAAAAGTACGTGACGAAATAAATACCCCATTTAGTGATGCTTATACATATAACATCACTAAAACAAAATCACGCATATCTAACTCATCTTCAAACGTTTCACCGACAAAGGAAAAAGCAAGTTTCCTCAGtcatgaagaaaaacctccaaaacaaattgaagcTCCGACAAGACTTGCAAAAGACTATATTCCCCCTGTTTTGAGGCCTATACCCACCACCTCACTTGTTCAGATAGATTTAGCGGAGCAAAATGACTCGACTAAAGCGAAGAGTATTGACCATGTAGAAACCACACCAATAATGCTTAACTCCAATGTGGAGCTAAACACCCCtccatcatcttcatcgaCTTTGGATAGTGGTACCAAATGTGGGCCCAAAAAAGGTAAAGTGCATTATCAGCTTTTCACACAGCTTTCCAACCGAGAATTGCCAAAAACACCAGTTTTGAAGACCACTCTTGGGGAGAATCCTAGTATATCGGAGGCGCTACTTACGGCTTCGGTGACCAATTCATCTTTTTATTTACCTAAAAAGACTCCATCAAACTTGGAGCCTTCACATTCACACTGGAAACCAAACTGTGCTGTTAGTGCCTGTGAAAGTTGCGGCAGctctttcaatttatttCATCGAAAGCACCACTGTCGCCATTGTGGAGGGATATTTTGCTCTAACTGTTTGGGACAATTTGCTAATTTGAACTTGCTAGGTAATTTTGAGAAACCTGAGTTGCTTGTGCGTTCTGCTTTGTTATCCCCCATACAATCAACGGAAACTTGTGCTACATTTGGCTCAAATAAAACCTTCTCACAACGAGAATCATCCCAAAGGTACTCTGCGTTTTGCAAAGTATGCCCCGAATGTTCAAAGCTTTGGATACAATTTTTAGCCTCAGATGAAGATtatgaaggaaaaattcTTCTTGAGCATGGTGGATCCACTGCTTCTGCAAACttaagaaaagaaagctTGAATGCTGTTCCATCCGATTGGAATTGGAGTTcgttttga